Proteins encoded within one genomic window of Amorphoplanes friuliensis DSM 7358:
- a CDS encoding helix-turn-helix transcriptional regulator yields MPAITMTTSDVDEARTTLGEHFYSNFLEVLSPEPWTAAFEIAPAGVVTLGDLHFGADVRIKFGELGAYHVDIPLSGELAWRQGRGDAMVATTGRAAVFQPVGDTTLERWHGDCRLLAVKIDREVLEDELARMLDERIGAPVQLGPELEMSRGPGAAWLRLARLLAADATDEHGLLRHPVLGRRMYENLVGGLLLAAPHNYRAALDNHRSGLAAPRAVRRAAEAMRADAAQPFTVADLAQIAGVSPRSLQDGFQRYLGTSPMAYLRGLRLSRAHQELREAEPGQSSVAEIAYRCGFVHLGRFAAVYRRRYGVSPSQTLRS; encoded by the coding sequence GTGCCAGCCATCACGATGACCACCTCGGACGTGGATGAGGCTCGCACGACGCTGGGTGAGCACTTCTACTCCAACTTCCTCGAGGTCCTGTCGCCGGAGCCGTGGACAGCCGCCTTCGAGATCGCCCCCGCCGGCGTGGTCACCCTCGGAGATCTGCACTTCGGGGCCGATGTACGGATCAAGTTCGGCGAGCTCGGGGCCTACCACGTCGACATACCGCTCTCCGGTGAATTGGCGTGGCGCCAAGGCCGTGGTGACGCGATGGTGGCCACCACGGGCCGAGCGGCGGTGTTCCAGCCCGTGGGCGACACCACGCTGGAACGCTGGCACGGTGACTGCCGCCTGCTGGCGGTGAAGATCGACCGCGAAGTCCTCGAGGACGAGCTGGCCCGGATGCTGGACGAGCGCATCGGCGCACCGGTGCAGCTGGGACCCGAGCTGGAGATGTCCCGCGGGCCAGGGGCGGCCTGGCTGCGGCTCGCCCGTCTGCTTGCCGCCGACGCCACCGATGAGCACGGCCTCCTCCGGCACCCGGTCCTGGGCCGCCGGATGTACGAGAACCTGGTCGGTGGGCTGCTGCTGGCCGCCCCGCACAACTACCGGGCCGCGCTGGACAACCACCGCTCCGGACTGGCTGCCCCGCGGGCCGTACGCCGTGCCGCGGAGGCCATGCGCGCGGACGCCGCCCAGCCGTTCACGGTGGCGGATCTGGCGCAGATCGCCGGTGTCAGCCCCCGTTCTCTGCAGGACGGTTTCCAGCGCTATCTGGGCACGTCACCCATGGCCTATCTCCGTGGTCTCCGGTTGTCCCGCGCACACCAGGAACTGCGCGAGGCCGAACCCGGGCAGAGCTCGGTCGCCGAGATCGCCTACCGGTGCGGCTTTGTTCACCTGGGCCGGTTCGCGGCCGTCTACCGCCGCCGGTACGGCGTATCCCCGTCGCAGACGCTGCGCAGCTGA
- a CDS encoding STAS domain-containing protein translates to MDITTVATRDRPRVVRVTVSGDVDAGTAPMLDRALQQALDQGQDRLEIDLAGVTHFSCAGLVVLVQTAERCRGDFVVVRTAAAVRRLLRVLDPPPLPSASSEGVTAELRF, encoded by the coding sequence GTGGATATCACCACGGTGGCCACGCGCGACAGACCACGGGTGGTGCGGGTGACGGTGAGCGGCGATGTCGATGCAGGCACCGCCCCGATGCTCGACCGGGCGTTGCAGCAGGCGCTGGACCAGGGGCAGGACCGCCTGGAGATCGACCTCGCCGGAGTCACCCATTTCTCCTGCGCCGGTCTGGTCGTGCTGGTGCAGACCGCCGAGCGCTGCCGGGGCGACTTCGTGGTGGTGCGGACAGCCGCAGCGGTACGCCGGCTCCTGCGCGTCCTGGACCCGCCGCCCCTTCCTTCCGCAAGTTCCGAGGGCGTCACCGCGGAGCTGCGGTTCTAG
- a CDS encoding phosphotransferase family protein, with product MESITKNRQSPDTLRAMIAKAYGPEQVPAGDDFAEELGHGWFNVAYKLRLRDASHVVLKIAPPPRVEVMTYERGAMATELAALALIREATAVPVPAVDFADRSHELCDADWFVMAFIDADNFGIVRPTLTRAEQADCLDEVTEPRFVEWDLWDSNVMVRDGTIVGIIDHERAYYGDPLIEAGFAATQLPAFGDSTAFLRGYGKTELTSGEQMRRRLYCLHLILIMIIETEYRGHTDTQQYDWARERLTEAMALFGRFR from the coding sequence ATGGAGAGCATCACCAAGAACCGGCAGTCGCCGGACACGCTGCGCGCGATGATCGCGAAGGCGTACGGACCGGAGCAGGTCCCGGCCGGCGACGACTTCGCCGAGGAGCTGGGGCACGGCTGGTTCAACGTGGCCTACAAACTTCGCCTGCGTGATGCCTCCCACGTCGTGCTGAAGATCGCGCCCCCGCCACGCGTCGAGGTGATGACCTACGAGCGCGGCGCCATGGCTACGGAGCTGGCGGCGCTCGCCCTGATCCGCGAGGCCACCGCCGTACCGGTGCCTGCTGTTGACTTTGCCGATCGCAGCCATGAGTTGTGCGATGCCGACTGGTTCGTCATGGCCTTCATCGATGCGGACAACTTCGGGATCGTCCGGCCGACCCTGACCCGAGCCGAGCAGGCCGACTGCCTGGACGAGGTGACCGAGCCCCGCTTCGTGGAGTGGGACCTCTGGGACAGCAACGTCATGGTGCGGGACGGGACGATCGTCGGCATCATCGATCACGAGCGGGCCTACTACGGCGACCCGCTCATCGAGGCAGGCTTTGCCGCCACCCAGCTTCCCGCGTTCGGCGATTCGACCGCGTTCCTGCGCGGTTACGGCAAGACCGAGCTCACCTCGGGTGAGCAGATGCGCCGTCGTCTGTACTGCCTGCACCTGATCCTCATCATGATCATCGAGACCGAGTACCGGGGACACACCGACACCCAGCAGTACGACTGGGCGCGTGAACGGCTGACCGAGGCGATGGCCTTGTTCGGACGGTTCCGCTGA
- a CDS encoding MATE family efflux transporter, translating into MGRLLWHACTQTTLSVGVYGIYALTNAWFVARGVGPDAMAAVNLVAPVLLVLGAVTTTVGIGGASLVSRHLGAGDTAGAARAAGNAFAIFWAAAVTVCVAGLLAIEPLLTLLGARGDIRADARDYAVIILAGALVSTGFSSLVRAEGRMRFSTLLWVVPVVVQITLDPLLIFGFDLGVRGAALGTVGGQSVSAAMSIWFFFLQRRRPYRITRTDLIPYGHTVRALLSVGAPSFLAGSGATLLALLVNNTLVHAGGAVALAAYAVCSRIRTFVSMPQLGISQGLQPIVGYNAGRRLFDRVRRAETLSLRATLTYGVLTTTAVVLFAGPLVGIFLEEGPTAAAAREALRILAIGLAVAGVAPLVSACFQSLGRATPSYVISIGTLVVVKAPLVLLLSPAGTTAVWIALAAGDIISALIAIVILRRLRPRGSD; encoded by the coding sequence GTGGGGCGGTTGCTGTGGCACGCCTGCACCCAGACGACCCTGTCGGTGGGTGTCTACGGCATCTATGCGCTGACCAACGCCTGGTTCGTCGCCCGCGGTGTCGGTCCGGACGCGATGGCGGCCGTGAACCTGGTGGCCCCTGTCCTGCTGGTCCTCGGCGCGGTCACCACCACTGTCGGCATCGGTGGCGCCTCGCTGGTGTCACGCCACCTCGGCGCCGGGGATACCGCGGGGGCTGCCCGCGCCGCGGGCAACGCCTTCGCCATCTTCTGGGCCGCCGCTGTCACGGTCTGCGTCGCCGGGCTGCTCGCCATCGAGCCGTTGCTGACTCTGCTCGGAGCCCGTGGCGACATCCGAGCCGACGCCCGCGACTACGCGGTCATCATCCTTGCAGGTGCGCTCGTCTCGACCGGCTTCTCCAGCCTCGTCCGCGCCGAGGGCCGCATGCGGTTCTCGACACTGCTGTGGGTCGTCCCCGTCGTCGTTCAGATCACGCTCGACCCTCTGCTGATCTTTGGCTTCGACCTGGGTGTCCGCGGCGCGGCTCTCGGCACCGTCGGCGGCCAGTCCGTGTCCGCCGCCATGAGCATCTGGTTCTTCTTCCTGCAGCGCCGCCGGCCCTACCGCATCACCAGGACCGACCTGATCCCGTACGGGCACACTGTCCGCGCCCTGCTCAGCGTCGGAGCACCGTCGTTCCTGGCCGGATCGGGTGCGACGTTGCTGGCTCTGCTCGTGAACAACACTCTGGTCCACGCGGGTGGGGCGGTCGCTCTCGCCGCGTACGCGGTCTGCTCCCGCATCCGGACGTTCGTCTCGATGCCGCAGCTGGGCATCAGCCAGGGCCTGCAGCCGATCGTCGGCTACAACGCGGGCCGGCGCCTGTTCGATCGTGTCCGGCGTGCCGAGACGCTGTCGCTGCGCGCGACCCTCACCTACGGCGTCCTCACCACAACCGCTGTTGTCCTGTTCGCCGGACCTCTTGTCGGCATCTTCCTCGAGGAAGGCCCCACGGCGGCGGCCGCCCGAGAGGCCCTGCGCATCCTCGCGATCGGTCTCGCCGTGGCCGGTGTCGCGCCTCTCGTCTCGGCCTGTTTTCAGTCGCTGGGCCGGGCCACCCCGTCGTACGTGATCTCGATCGGCACCTTGGTTGTCGTCAAGGCACCACTCGTGCTGCTGCTGAGCCCGGCCGGAACAACTGCTGTGTGGATCGCGCTCGCGGCCGGCGACATCATTTCCGCCCTGATCGCGATCGTTATCCTCCGACGCCTCCGGCCCCGCGGTTCTGACTGA
- a CDS encoding TetR/AcrR family transcriptional regulator, giving the protein MTNEPPTMSRRERLRAQTFQEIEDESFAIIDEEGVHALSIAALARSMAMSAPAVYRYFPSREALVAHLVTRAYEQLVTAMNQAVEGGRRTPRTRVRLLVAAYRDWALQNRRRYGMLFGQQAGLGSGDVSARTPLDQAMAQLVDLLTALPGATPGATATSGDRTLDGQLKVWARTQQRPGTSPRTARAAIVIWTRMHGIVSLELTGIFDNQSIEVQRLIDLEIDNAVQLLASADS; this is encoded by the coding sequence ATGACGAACGAGCCGCCGACGATGAGCCGGCGTGAGCGGTTGCGGGCGCAGACCTTCCAGGAGATCGAGGACGAGTCGTTCGCGATCATCGACGAGGAGGGTGTGCACGCGCTGTCGATCGCGGCCCTGGCCCGGAGCATGGCGATGTCCGCACCGGCGGTGTACCGCTATTTCCCGTCACGCGAGGCTCTGGTGGCGCACCTCGTGACACGGGCCTACGAGCAGCTCGTGACCGCGATGAACCAGGCGGTGGAAGGCGGCAGGCGCACACCACGCACGCGGGTGCGGCTGCTCGTCGCCGCGTACAGGGACTGGGCTCTGCAAAACCGGCGCCGCTACGGGATGCTGTTCGGTCAGCAGGCCGGGCTGGGATCCGGGGACGTCAGCGCCCGGACACCGCTGGACCAGGCGATGGCTCAGCTTGTCGATCTGCTGACAGCCCTGCCGGGCGCGACCCCGGGCGCGACCGCGACCAGCGGCGACCGCACGCTCGACGGGCAGCTGAAGGTCTGGGCCCGCACACAGCAACGACCCGGGACGTCCCCGCGCACCGCCCGTGCCGCCATCGTCATCTGGACGCGTATGCACGGCATCGTGAGTCTCGAACTCACCGGGATCTTCGACAACCAGTCGATCGAGGTCCAGCGGCTGATCGACCTCGAGATCGACAACGCCGTTCAGCTGCTCGCCTCCGCCGACTCCTGA
- a CDS encoding DUF998 domain-containing protein, whose product MMEMDTAKSTPSRIVGPALIAAVLVNLIAEAVVAAAWDRRPYSYVEDYVNFLGNPFVGDFEGFLISSPLWWLMSIAWIVSGTLVAAASVALSRRLTGWRKRTIAGLGLAQGFALILFAAFPLGPARFDDGTLVLYLIGAFLSIIAGNVLAIVTGLSGAALGLPRWLTRTSIALGAIGLLNIPLTYGWTPTGIAERISLYSFLLWALITGLVLLRSSTGKARMPVTAPRRS is encoded by the coding sequence ATGATGGAGATGGACACCGCCAAGTCCACCCCCTCTCGTATCGTCGGGCCTGCCCTGATCGCCGCGGTCCTCGTCAACCTGATCGCCGAAGCGGTCGTCGCCGCGGCGTGGGACCGGCGTCCCTACAGCTACGTCGAGGACTACGTCAATTTCCTCGGCAATCCGTTCGTCGGCGACTTCGAGGGCTTTCTCATCTCGTCACCGCTGTGGTGGCTGATGAGCATCGCCTGGATCGTTTCCGGAACGCTCGTCGCCGCCGCGAGCGTCGCCCTCAGCCGGCGGCTCACCGGCTGGAGGAAACGGACGATCGCCGGCCTGGGCCTCGCGCAGGGATTCGCTCTGATCCTGTTCGCGGCGTTCCCGCTCGGCCCGGCCCGCTTCGACGACGGGACCCTGGTGCTCTATCTGATCGGTGCGTTCCTGTCGATCATCGCCGGGAACGTCCTTGCCATCGTCACGGGCCTCTCGGGCGCGGCGCTGGGGCTGCCGCGATGGCTGACGCGCACGAGCATCGCTCTCGGCGCCATCGGGCTGCTCAACATTCCCCTGACCTACGGGTGGACACCGACCGGGATCGCCGAACGCATCTCCCTCTACAGCTTCCTGCTCTGGGCCCTGATCACCGGTCTCGTCCTCCTCCGGTCCTCGACCGGCAAGGCCCGAATGCCGGTCACAGCGCCGCGCCGGTCATGA